The sequence ATATCATACAATTCAACCATTAATTTTTTATTATTAAATGAATAAAAACCATCTACTCAATTTTCAATTTTGCAGTAGAGCAGGCTCCTCTGCCTTCTTAATTGACAGCGCTTTCAGCCATTTTCCCGAACGATAACGCATCTGATAAAGCACGCAAGCCAAGATAGAATTAGCAACGATGATGCTCCAACCATTAATGGCACTCCCCTTTTGAATAACCATAAAGAGCACATAAGTCGGCAATAGATAGAATAGCCAATTGAGGATAAGACTTGCATATAGCAAAAACTTTGTATCGCCGCTAGCTGTTAGTAATCCAATATAAATCCAGCTCAATCCATCAAATAAAAAGAATAAGCTCAACAGGCACAAGCTCCACTGCATCTCATGCAAGAAAGATGGACTAAGCAGAAGCGCGCGGTCGCTTTCGGAAAAAAATAGGGGGACAAGAGTAGGCCAAAAAACCGCTAAAATTAGGCCGAACGCACAGAAAAGCAAGACTTGCATGAGCATGGCCGATTTCAACACTTTACCAATCCAAACATTTTGCTGGCCGCCAATTAAATTGGAAACAATTGAGGACACACCTTTGGAAAGCCCTTCTATGATAAAGCTGACAAGTAAATAAAAGCTTTGGACAATTCCCACAACGGTCAAGGTCTCCGAACTGGATAAAGAAATCAGTTGAAAAAATACAAAATGGGCCACAAGCTCTAAAAACCGGCCAACTCCCGCCGGGGCCCCAATACTAAAGCCTTCTTTGAAGACGGAAAAATTAAATTGCCAGCAAGCCGTTCCATAATACTCTCGATGGGATTTTTTCAAGAATAGCCCCATTAAAAATAGCGTCTGCAATACCTGAGAGAGTCCTGTCGCAAGGGCGGCTCCCTTGATTCCCATTTCGGGAAAAGGCCCCCATCCAAAAATTAAGGCTACATCCAATCCGATATTGGCCATATTTCCTAGCAAGGCACTCCAAGTCACCATCCTAACCTGGCCAATGCCAATAAAAAACCCCATCAAGGCCAGCGTCGAACAAAAGAATGGAGCAAAGACAATCATCCATTTAAAATAGAGCTCCTCTAAAAGCCTATTTTCGCCTTCCCGAAATAAAAAACCGGGCATTCCCTCAGCCATTCCCCAAAAAAAGGGCACGGTAAAAACAGATAACCAGATCATTTGCCAAACCGGTATGCCGACTTCTTTCAACTTTCCGGCTCCATGATGGCGTCCGACAAAAACTTCGGAAATCCCTGCAATAATAAGAGGAATGACCATGACAACATAAATGGCTATTCCGGCTGTTACAGCTCCATTGAGAGCCGCTGCCGAATAACGGGCTAACAAAAACCGATCGGCAAACATCATGAGGCTGCCTGATAGCAAACCCAGCATGAGCGGCCAAGAAATCGCTCCAATTTCTTTTAAACTTCCAATGGGATAACGAGTCAGCTGATAGGAATGATGCATGATAAAGATAATCAATTAGATTTCTATAAAAAATTATATTTTACTATTAAATGATTTATCAAACCATACAATTTTATTAACATTATAAAAATTAAAACGATCGACAATACAATCTCAATAAAACTAATAAATTTATCTTTACAAACAAGGAACATTTAAATAGATTTACTACTTATAAACCTTATTCAGGAGTGAAGCGATGACATTTAATGTTCCCAAATGGTCAGAAATTCCAGTCCAGTCCTTGGTGGTTGCAGGAGCGAGCTATCTGTATAGTTTGGCGTTTAAGACAGATTCCTTACAGACAATAAAAGCTTTTGTTATTTGGCAAGTCGCTAATGATGTTTTCCAAAAGCTTGCCGATTTAGCGATTAGCAATAGGACTGTTAGCGGAACACTCATCACGATGACGACAGGGATCATCGATACGGTAGCCATTATGGCGTTGCGCCAGCTAAAAATCATTGGCACAACAGGGACCGTTCTTTTGGGACTATTAACCTTTGCTCGCTTTGTCAATAGGCTTGAAATTGTAACGGGAGAAACTGCGGCAAGAAGAGTATAAGAACCTGAGTTTGGCGTTTTTTTACCCTTTGGACTGACGTGACAGCTCTTGCAGATGAAAATGGCAAGACGTTTTAATATTGATCGCCTTGCCATTTGTTTATCTCCGCGGCTTTGACGCAATCGAAAGAGCAAAAAACCCAAACTCAGGTTAACAAGGCCTCTTGCCAGGAAGCTTTATAGAAAAGGCAAGGCTACTTGCCTTTCGTTTTTCTCTAGATGATTATGGGTTTTAATAGCCCTCTAAGCCAACGTTAATTCCAATTGTTGGTATTGCCGCATTTTATCGCGCCATTCGGCCGCCTCTTCAAAGCGAAATTCTTTAGCCGCCTTCTTCATTTCACTTTCGCTTTCTTTAATTTTTTGACGAACTTCGTCGATGGTCAAATAGTGATGGGCTTCTTCTGCCACCTGCAGGACGTGATCGGCAAATTGCGTAGGATAAGCAACCTGGTCCTCTTCAGCCTCAACCAAAACGGAAATATCTCTTTTGACCGTCTGAGGAATAATTCCATGTTCGCGGTTATAGTTTTCTTGATAAATACGCCGGCTTTGGGTCACTTCCAAAGTGCGCTTGATGGAGCCTGTCAATTTATCGGCATACATGATGACGCGCCCCTCGGCATTTCTGGCCGCACGCCCGCATGTTTGGATGAGAGATGTTTCGCTGCGCAAAAAGCCTTCCTTATCCGCATCCAAAATAGCGACTAAAGAGACCTCGGGGATGTCTAAGCCTTCCCTTAACAAGTTGATGCCCACTAGGACGTCAAATTCGCCAAAACGCAGATCGCGAATGATTTGAACGCGTTCGATCGTATCGATATCCGAATGCAAATACTTGGCTTTGACATTTAAATCATTCAAATAATTCGTCAGCTCTTCTGCCAAGCGCTTGGTCAAAGTGGTGACAAGCACGCGCCCGCCTTTGCTGACGTGTGCACGGATCTCGGCCAAGCAATCATCGACCTGGCCGGATGCAGGCCGTACTTCAATAAGGGGATCCAACAAGCCGGTCGGGCGAATGACCTGCTCGACAACCTCGCCTCCCGCTTCTTTAATTTCCCATGATCCCGGAGTAGCCGAGACATAGATCACCTGATGGATGCGCTGATAGGTTTCTTCGAAACGCAACGGGCGGTTGTCATAGGCAGAGGGCAGCCTGAAGCCAAAGTCCACCAATGTCTGTTTGCGCGCGCGGTCTCCATTGCACATGGCATGCAGTTGCGGCAGCGTCTGGTGCGATTCGTCGATGAAAAGCAAATAGTCTGAAGGAAAATAATCGATCAAGCAAGGGGGCGGCTCTCCCGGGCGGCGCATGCTGAAATGGCGCGAATAGTTTTCCACTCCTTTGCATGTTCCCACTTCTCGAAGCATTTCCAGGTCATACATGGTCCGCTGCTGAATGCGCTCAAGCTCGAGATGTTTTTTCTCACTCTCGTAAAAGCGCTTGCGCTCATCCAACTCGGCTCGGATGGTTTCAATAGCTTTCCAGCGCACTTCTTCAGGCGTGACGTGGTGGGAGCTGGGATAAATGGTCACCGCAGGAATGCGGCGTTTGACCTTGCCTGTCAAAGGATCAATTTCGCTGATTTGCTCAATTTCATCCCCGAACATTTCGACGCGGATGGCTACATCTTCTTCATAAGCGGGGAAAATATCTAAGACATCTCCTCGCACGCGAAAAGTGGCACGCACGAATTCGAAGTCATTGCGCTTATATTGCATTTCCACTAAATGCAAGAGAAGATCATCGCGGCGCCGCTCTTGCCCCTGAGCTAGGGTCAAATTCATTCCTCGATAATATTCGGGAGAACCCAATCCATAAATGCAGGAGACCGAAGAGACAATAATGACATCCGAGCGCTCGAGCAAAGAGCGTGTGGCGCTCAGGCGCATCTTGTCGATCTTGTCGTTGATGGACATATCCTTTTCAATATACGTATCGGTACGCGGAACATAGGCTTCGGGTTGATAATAGTCATAATAAGAGACAAAATATTCGACCGCATTTTCCGGAAAAAAGGTCTTGAACTCTTGGTACAGCTGGGCAGCCAGCGTCTTATTATGCGCTAAAATCAACGTCGGCCTTTGGACTTTGGCAATGACATTGGCCATTGTAAAAGTTTTCCCCGATCCCGTTATGCCGAGCAAAACCTGCGAACGTCTGCCTTGTAAGACACCAGCTACAAGCTTATTGATCGCCTCTGGCTGATGGCCTCTTGGTTCGAAATCCGTATGCAATTTAAAAAGCTGGTCCATGCGTTGCTATCCTATAATAAAAAAGGAATATTCTCTTTGTCATCAATTAGCCATTCGAAGACAGTTTCTTAAAGCAAAGTATAACAGTAGATGATTAAAGAGTGTTAACAAAAAAAAAGATTAAACTTATTAAATAATAACAAGAATAACAACGAGTTAAATTTAAAATAACAAACCTTTTACAAATAAACCCATTCACCAACTACAATGATTAAATTACGTTAAGCACACTCAACATTTCAAAAAAAATAAAGTTTATTTATTTTAAAAAGTGCAAATAAAACAGAAATTTAATTTAATTGACATTATTAATATTCATATTTAAAATTTTTAAATTAAATAAAATTTTAACCTTCAAAAAGATAGGAGTAAATATGCTTCCCGGTATTAATTCTTTATTACAAGGGTGTCCTTCATCGCCACCACCGCCATTATCTGTTTCAAATAGTCATCAAAATCCACCAGCAATCATTCCGTTTCCTCTTCCTCAAGACCCTATCTTTACTGCAAATGACAGGGCTAAAAAATTTAAAATAAGCCACGACACGCAATCAGAGGAAAACACCCTAAATGTAAGGGTGGGGGATACGGTACAGAATATAAGGGTAAAACCAAGGCCAACGGGCAATTTTAGCTATAATGACGGGAGCAAATACGAAGGAGAATTGAGCAGCGTATGCAGCGGCATCCCTCATGGACAAGGCACTTTGATCTTTGCTAATGCGGACAAATACGAAGGAGAATTTTTCAATGGAAAGCGTCATGGAAAAGGCACTTTGATTTGTGCTAATGAGAGCAAATACGAAGGAGAATTTTTTAACGGAATTTTCCATGGAGAAGGGACTCTTGAATGTTTTAATAAAGGCAAATACACAGGACAATTTTTCAATGGACAGCGTCATGGACATGGCATTTTGATCTGTGCTAATAAAGATAAATA is a genomic window of Candidatus Protochlamydia phocaeensis containing:
- a CDS encoding MATE family efflux transporter, yielding MIIFIMHHSYQLTRYPIGSLKEIGAISWPLMLGLLSGSLMMFADRFLLARYSAAALNGAVTAGIAIYVVMVIPLIIAGISEVFVGRHHGAGKLKEVGIPVWQMIWLSVFTVPFFWGMAEGMPGFLFREGENRLLEELYFKWMIVFAPFFCSTLALMGFFIGIGQVRMVTWSALLGNMANIGLDVALIFGWGPFPEMGIKGAALATGLSQVLQTLFLMGLFLKKSHREYYGTACWQFNFSVFKEGFSIGAPAGVGRFLELVAHFVFFQLISLSSSETLTVVGIVQSFYLLVSFIIEGLSKGVSSIVSNLIGGQQNVWIGKVLKSAMLMQVLLFCAFGLILAVFWPTLVPLFFSESDRALLLSPSFLHEMQWSLCLLSLFFLFDGLSWIYIGLLTASGDTKFLLYASLILNWLFYLLPTYVLFMVIQKGSAINGWSIIVANSILACVLYQMRYRSGKWLKALSIKKAEEPALLQN
- the uvrB gene encoding excinuclease ABC subunit UvrB; its protein translation is MDQLFKLHTDFEPRGHQPEAINKLVAGVLQGRRSQVLLGITGSGKTFTMANVIAKVQRPTLILAHNKTLAAQLYQEFKTFFPENAVEYFVSYYDYYQPEAYVPRTDTYIEKDMSINDKIDKMRLSATRSLLERSDVIIVSSVSCIYGLGSPEYYRGMNLTLAQGQERRRDDLLLHLVEMQYKRNDFEFVRATFRVRGDVLDIFPAYEEDVAIRVEMFGDEIEQISEIDPLTGKVKRRIPAVTIYPSSHHVTPEEVRWKAIETIRAELDERKRFYESEKKHLELERIQQRTMYDLEMLREVGTCKGVENYSRHFSMRRPGEPPPCLIDYFPSDYLLFIDESHQTLPQLHAMCNGDRARKQTLVDFGFRLPSAYDNRPLRFEETYQRIHQVIYVSATPGSWEIKEAGGEVVEQVIRPTGLLDPLIEVRPASGQVDDCLAEIRAHVSKGGRVLVTTLTKRLAEELTNYLNDLNVKAKYLHSDIDTIERVQIIRDLRFGEFDVLVGINLLREGLDIPEVSLVAILDADKEGFLRSETSLIQTCGRAARNAEGRVIMYADKLTGSIKRTLEVTQSRRIYQENYNREHGIIPQTVKRDISVLVEAEEDQVAYPTQFADHVLQVAEEAHHYLTIDEVRQKIKESESEMKKAAKEFRFEEAAEWRDKMRQYQQLELTLA
- a CDS encoding MORN repeat-containing protein yields the protein MLPGINSLLQGCPSSPPPPLSVSNSHQNPPAIIPFPLPQDPIFTANDRAKKFKISHDTQSEENTLNVRVGDTVQNIRVKPRPTGNFSYNDGSKYEGELSSVCSGIPHGQGTLIFANADKYEGEFFNGKRHGKGTLICANESKYEGEFFNGIFHGEGTLECFNKGKYTGQFFNGQRHGHGILICANKDKYEGEFVNGKPHGHGILECFNGDKYEGEFFNGKYHGKGLLVWARGSKYNGEFVNGEPHGHGVLDCFNGNKYEGEFFNGEPHGQGTLIYASADKYEGEFFNGELHGQGALTFVNGVKQEGKFVNGLYQKP